From Streptomyces sp. SCSIO 75703:
AGCACCCCGTGTACTTCACCGACCGCGGCATCGAGGAGCTGGAAAAGCGGCGCGGCGAGGAGGAGGTCACCTTCGAGTGGCTCGCCGAGCAACTGCGCACCTTCGTCGACCTGAACCCGGACTTCGAGGTCCCGGTGGAGCGCCTGGCGACCTGGCTCGCCCGGCTGGACGACGAGGACGACGAATAACGGTGAGTAACGGCGAGTAACGGCGCGCGGGGGCGCGGCACTCGTGCCGGGACGGGGCGCTCCGCGCCGGGCGGGGGCTTTCGGTCCGGTGGCGGCGGGGCGCGGTCAGGCCCGGCGGGGCGCGAGGCCGTAGGCCAGTCCGAGCACACCGTGGGCGGTGAGCAGGGAACCGGCGGCGATCCAGCCGCCGCTGCGCCGCCGTAGTCCCCAGAGCGTCAGCGGCAGCCCCGCCGCCACCTGGGTGAGCGCCAGCGCGCGCGCCCCCGGGCCGCCCACCCAGGGCATCCAGGGGGCGAGCGGCCCGACGTCGGCGACCGCGTGGGGGTGGGCCGTCCCGGTCCGCCAGACTCCGGTGAGGGCCCGGGCCGCCGCGCCGAGCCGGTCCGCGGGCTCCCCGGGGGACAGTACGGCGGGCAGCGCGACCCCGGCGCGGCCGAGCACCGCCAGCAGCCCGCGCAGCCGGGCCGGGGCGTCGGCCTCGGCGTCCGGCGCGGTCAGCCGGTCCAGCGCCTGGACGTCCAGGACCGGATCGAGTCCCAGGCGGGCGGCGAAGGTGCGCATCGCCTCGTCCTCCCCCGCCGGGATGCCGTCGGCGAGCCACACGTAGCCGACCGGCCGGCGGAATCCGGAGGCGAGCACGTAACCGGCGCGGTCGGCGTCCCACCACAGGGCGAGCACCGGCCAGGGGGCGCCGACGCCGAGGGCGACGGCCCAGCCGGTGACGACGCGGTCGACCGGCTCGCCGCCGTCCCGCCAGGGGCCGCCCTCCGGTACGAGGACACTCCAGCCGGGGCCGGCCGCGGCCAGCGGCATCGGCTCACCGAGCAGCGCGGCGACGGCGGCGACCTCCTCCGGTGCCGCCCGGCACAGGAGCAGCGCGCCCGCGGCACGGTCCGCCGGCGCCGCCGCGGCGAGGCCGGCCGGGGAGGCGGCCGGCTCGCCGGAGGCACGACCGGAAGAACCGGCGGGGGCGGAGGGGGCGGCGGAGCCGGGGCCGGCGGGACGGCCGGTGGGGTGGCCCCCCGTGGAGTGCCCTGCGTGACCTGCGTGCCCTGCCTGGCCTGCCTGGCCTGCCTGGCCTGTGTGTTCCCTGTGGTCCGTGTGGCCTGTATCGCCTGTGTGGCCCGTGGGGCGGCCGGGGCGGGGCTCTTCCGTCGACATGCTCACAAGCTAGGGCAATCCCGTACACCCGGCCGCACGTTGATCACCAGAACGGGTGCCTTGACTTCCCGCGACCGCGATATATCGTGAGAAGGGATGGACGCGATATGCCGCGTTCGATGAGGAGGTCTGCGCCATGTCCGAGTGGTCCGTCACGGAGCCCGGAAAGCTCGCCTTCGACGCCCCCGTGAGCACGCTCCGGGTCCGCGTCGTCGGCGGGACGGTGAACGTCGTGGGCACGGACGAGGGTCCCGCACGCCTGGAAGTCACCGAGCTGGAGGGCCCGCCCCTCGTCGTGACCCACCGGGACGGCACCCTCACCGTGGCGTACGAGGACCTGCCCTGGAAAGACCTCCTGAGCTGGCTCGACCCGAGAGGACGACGGCGCAGCGCCGTGGTCTCGCTCGCCGTGCCCTCCGGCACCCGCGTGGAGGTGGGGGCGGTCGGCGCGGCGGCGACGGTCTCCGGCATCGGGGGCCCGGCCGAGGTCCGGGGAGTCAGCGGGGACACGACCCTGGTCGGCCTCTCCGGCCCGGTCCGCGCCGACACCGTCTCGGGAAACGTGGAGGCCCAGGCGCTCACCGGTGACCTGCGCTTCCACTCCGTCTCCGGCGACCTGACCGTGGTCGAGGCCGGCTCCTCCGTCCGCGCGGAGTCGGTCAGCGGCTCCATGGTCGTCGACCTCGATCCGGGCTGCGGCGCCACCGACGTCGGGCTGACCAGCGTCTCCGGTGAGATCGCCATCCGGCTGCCCCAGCCCGCCGACGCGCACGTCGAGGCGAACACGGCGAGCGGAGCGGTCTCCAACGCCTTCGAGGATCTCCGCGTGGCCGGCCAGTGGGGCGCCAAGCGGATCACCGGACGGCTCGGCGCGGGCAGCGGCCGGCTGAGGGCCACGACGGTCTCCGGTTCGATCGCCCTGCTGCGCCGGCCGTCCGCCGACGACGCCCCGGACGGCACCCCGGCCGACGGCACCCCCGACGGCCCGACCGACAAGAAGGTGCTCTGACATGCCGCCCGTCTTCGCCCACGGCCGCCTCCGCCTCTACCTGCTCAAGCTGCTGGACGAGGCCCCCCGCCACGGGTACGAGGTGATCCGGCTCCTGGAGGAGCGCTTCCAGGGCCTGTACGCGCCCTCGGCCGGCACGGTCTACCCGCGCCTGGCCAAGCTGGAGGCGGAGGGCCTGGTCACCCACACCACCGAGGGCGGCCGCAAGGTGTACTCGATCACCGACGCCGGACGCGCCGAACTGGCCGACCGCAGCGGTGAACTGGCCGACCTGGAGCTGGAGATCCGGGAGTCGGTCGCCGAGCTGGCCGCCGAGATCCGGGCCGACGTCCGCGGCGCGGCGGGCGATCTACGCCGGGAGATGCGCGCCGCGGCCGGCGAGGCCCGCCGGGGCACCGGCGCGAGGAGCCCTGGAGGCGCCGCCGACGCCGGTGCGGACACCGACGAGAAGGAGGCGTGGCGGGCCGCGAAGGAGGAGATGCGGCGCGTCAAGCAGGAGTGGAAGGAGCAGGCCCGCCGCGCCAAGGACGAGAGCCGCCGGGCCCGCGAGGAGGCCCAGCGCGCGCGGCGCCAGGCCAAGGAGGCCCAGGAGCGGGCCACCGCGCAGGCGCAGGAGGAGGTGCAGCGCATCGCCCAGCGCGTGCAGGAACAGGTGCAGGACCACTTCGCGCGAGGCGACTGGCCGACCGGACTGCGCGAGGGACTGAGCGAACTGGCCCGGGAGGTCGGCGAGTTCGGCAAGGACTTCGGGAAGGAGGTCGGCAGGGAGTGGGGCTTCGGCCGCCCGGCCGCCGACCCGGCCGCCCCCCGGCCCGAGTACACCCACTCCCCCGCGGACTTCCCGGCGGAGTACGCCCCGGCCTGGTCCCACCAGGACGCGGCCGAGTCCACCGGCGATCCGGCGCGCGACCTGGACCGGCTGCTGGACCGCTTCCGCGACGACGTCCGCGACGCGGCCCGCGACCACGGCGTCACCCCCGAGCAGCTCCGCGAGGCCCGGCGCCATCTGTCGACGGCGGCGGCCCACCTCGGCGCACTGCTGAGGACCCCGAAGGGCTGACCGGCGGGAGGCGGCACCCGGCGCCCCCGAAGCCACGCCGGGTGCCCTTCGTCAGGCGCGGGCCCGTCCGCCGCCCTCGTCGAGGGCGGCGGATCAGCGAGGCGTGGGGCACCGCGTGATCGGCCGGAACCTCGGCCGACACCCCGGGCGGGCGGTCAGGGCGAGGAGGAGGTGCTCGTCACCG
This genomic window contains:
- a CDS encoding DUF6104 family protein, whose translation is MYFTDRGIEELEKRRGEEEVTFEWLAEQLRTFVDLNPDFEVPVERLATWLARLDDEDDE
- a CDS encoding DUF4097 family beta strand repeat-containing protein; the protein is MSEWSVTEPGKLAFDAPVSTLRVRVVGGTVNVVGTDEGPARLEVTELEGPPLVVTHRDGTLTVAYEDLPWKDLLSWLDPRGRRRSAVVSLAVPSGTRVEVGAVGAAATVSGIGGPAEVRGVSGDTTLVGLSGPVRADTVSGNVEAQALTGDLRFHSVSGDLTVVEAGSSVRAESVSGSMVVDLDPGCGATDVGLTSVSGEIAIRLPQPADAHVEANTASGAVSNAFEDLRVAGQWGAKRITGRLGAGSGRLRATTVSGSIALLRRPSADDAPDGTPADGTPDGPTDKKVL
- a CDS encoding PadR family transcriptional regulator, with the protein product MPPVFAHGRLRLYLLKLLDEAPRHGYEVIRLLEERFQGLYAPSAGTVYPRLAKLEAEGLVTHTTEGGRKVYSITDAGRAELADRSGELADLELEIRESVAELAAEIRADVRGAAGDLRREMRAAAGEARRGTGARSPGGAADAGADTDEKEAWRAAKEEMRRVKQEWKEQARRAKDESRRAREEAQRARRQAKEAQERATAQAQEEVQRIAQRVQEQVQDHFARGDWPTGLREGLSELAREVGEFGKDFGKEVGREWGFGRPAADPAAPRPEYTHSPADFPAEYAPAWSHQDAAESTGDPARDLDRLLDRFRDDVRDAARDHGVTPEQLREARRHLSTAAAHLGALLRTPKG